Sequence from the Deferribacter autotrophicus genome:
GTATTCATCCTGAAGTAAACGAAGTGGTATTTAAATGTGCTTGTGGTAACGAAATAAGAGCATTATCAACTGCTAAAAAAACAGGTATTGCGATTTGTTCTGCATGTCACCCATTTTTTACAGGTAAGCAGAAGTTTGTGGATACAGCAGGTAGAGTAGAGAAATTTATGAAAAAATACGGGAATTACGCTGAGAGTTTGA
This genomic interval carries:
- the rpmE gene encoding 50S ribosomal protein L31; the protein is MKKGIHPEVNEVVFKCACGNEIRALSTAKKTGIAICSACHPFFTGKQKFVDTAGRVEKFMKKYGNYAESLKKNK